GATCGGCGCCACCATCGCGCCCGCGAAGCCCGCCAGCATGGCGCCGAAGCCGAACACGATCATGAACAGCCTCTGGATGTTGACGCCGAGCGCCGACACCATGGCGGCGTTGCTGGCGCCGGCCCGCACCAGCATGCCGACGCGCGTGTGGTTCACCAGGACATAGAGCAGGCCGGCGACCACGAGCCCCGCCGCGATGATCGCGAGGCGATAGACCGGATAGAGCAGCCCGCTCGCGATCTCCACCGAACCCGAGAGCAGGGCGGGAACGGGAACGCTCAGGGGAGCGGCGCCCCAGACGAACTTGACGCCTTGGTTCAAGAACAGGATCACGCCGAATGTGGCGAGGACCTGGTCCAGGTGATCCCGGTCGTAGAGATGCCTGAAGACCAGCATTTCGAGCAGAAGGCCGAAAGCCAGCGCGGAGGGCAGGGCGAGCAGCAGCGCCCACCCGAAACTTCCGGTCCAGGCGCTGAAAGCCGCCACCAGATAGGCGCCAACCATGTACTGCACGCCATGTGCGAGATTGATGAAGTCCATCACCCCGAACACCAGCGTGAGCCCGGCGGCGATGAGAAAAAGGATGAGGCCGAACTGAAGGCCGTTCAGAGCCTGGACGAAGAGGAGTGTTGCGTTCATCGGCACGTCACTGGCGGCAGGCCTGCTCGGGCGCCTTCGTGCGAAGGCACCATGATGATGGCGTCAAGAAAAAGGATCGATCTACCCGATCAGGCGGATCGATCCCACTGCGGAGCGCCTCAGTTCGTGGCGCTGCATTCCTTGGCATAGGCGTCGGTGTAGTCGTCGAACACCTTCTCGACGATCTCCGTCTCCAGCTTGCCGTCGGCGCGCTTGGCCGCCTTCACGAGGTAGAAGTCCTGGATCGGGAAGCCGTTGGCGCCGAACTTGAAGTCGCCGCGCAGCGACTTGAAGTCGGCCTTCTTGATGGCGGCGCGCAGGGCTTCCTTGTCGTCGGTCTTGCCGCCGGTCGCCTTCAGCGCCGAGTCGATCAGCAGGGCCGCGTCGTAGGAATGCATGGCATAGGAGGCGGGGATCGTGTTGTAGGCCGCCTCGTAGGCCGCGACGAACTTCTTGTTCGCCGGATTGTCCATGTTCGGAGCCCAGTTCGAGCCGCTGAGCATGCCGATGGCGGCGTCCTGCTGCGCGGGCAGGTTCGTCTCGTCGACCGTGAAGGCGGACAGGAACGGAATGCGGTCGGCAAGGCCGGCGGCGCGGTATTGCTTGACGAGGTTCACGCCCATGCCGCCCGGCATGAAGGTGAAGATCGCGTCGGGCTGCATGGAGGCGATTTTGGCGAGCTCGGACTGGAAATCGAGCGTGTTGAGCGGAATGTAGGATTCCTCGACGATCTCGCCCTTGTAGTGGCGTTTGAACCCGGCGAGCGCGTCCTTGCCGGCCTGGTAGTTCGGCGCCAGCAGATAGACCTTCTTGTAGCCGCGGTCCTGCGCGACCTTGCCGAGAACCTCGTGGTTCTGGTCGTTCTGGTAGGAGGTGGCGAAGAAGTACGGGCTGCAGCTCTTGCCCGCGAGGTTCGACGGGCCCGCATTCACGCTGATGTAGAAGGTCTTGGCGTCGACGATCGGCTTCTGGGTTGCGACTGCCACGTTTGAGAAGATCGGGCCGACGACGAAGTCGACCTTGTCGCGTTCCAGGAGGCCCTTCACCTTCGTCACCGCCACGTCGGGCTTCAGCTCGTCGTCGACGACGATGACGTCCACATCCCGTCCACCGAGCTTGCCGCCCAAATCCTTCACGGCGAGCTGGAAGCCGTCGCGGGCATGTTGGCCGAGCACGGCCGATGGGCCGGAGAGGGTCAGCAGCAGGCCGACCTTCAGCTTCTCCTGCGCCATGGCCGGAGCCGCGGCCAAGCCGACGGCCGCTGCAAGGCCAAGGGTTTTGATCGTCACCTTCATCATAGTCTCCCGAGTGGCTGTTCCCTGCGCACATTGGCTGTGCTGCGTGATTGTTTCCGGCGGGGCATGCGATGCCTCGACGGACAAGTCGGCGATACTCTGCCGTAAAACTTATGTGCCGAACACTCCCTTTGTCGGAGCTTTCGTCCCGGCATCCCCAGTCTTTGCCCAATCTTTGGGATTGCCAAGGATTATTTTAAGATTAAAATATTTTTCCGGTTCTTCAAGCGGATTGTTACGCAGAGGAAGGCAGGCGAAATGACGAGCGCGTGACTGGCGGTGGACGGGCAGCGATACGAGGTTCGCCATGGCGCGGATCTGCAATGACCTGCTTCCGACCCTGCCAAGCCGACGGCGCTCCGTCTCTCCTGACGCACAATAAAACAGAGGAGCGGACGATGGCGGATACGGCGCATGTGGATACCTTTGCGAGGGACAATCTTCCGCCTCGGGACCAATGGCCGACATTCCAGTTCACCCGTCCCGAGCTTCACTATCCCGAAAGGCTCAACTGCGCCGTGGCCTTCCTCGATCGCTGGGTCGACGAGGGCCGGGGCGATGAGCCCTGCATCATCAGCCCGGCGGAAACCCTGACCTATCGCGCCCTGCAGGAGCGGGTGAACCGCATCTGCAACGTGCTGGTCCACAAGCTCGGCTTCGTGCCGGGCAATCGCGTGCTGCTCCGCTCGGCCAACAACCCCATGATGGTGGCGGCCTATCTGGCGGTCCTCAAGGCCGGCGGCGTCGTCGTCGCGACCATGCCGTTGCTGCGCGCCAAGGAGATCGCCTATCCGCTGAACAAGGCGCAGATCACCATCGCGTTGTGCGACCACCGCCTCGCGGACGAGATGGAGCGCGCCAGGGCGATGGCGCCCGGCCTGCGGCATGTGGTCTATTGGGGCTCGGGCAAGCCCGACAGCCTCGAGACGCTGATGGCCGAGGCTTCGCCGGATTTCACGGCGGTCGACACGGCGGCGGACGATGTCTGCCTGATCGGCTTCACCTCCGGCACGACCGGCGAGCCGAAGGGGACCATGCATTTCCACCGGGACATGCTGGCGATCTGCGACGGCTATGGGCGGAACGTCCTGCGCCCCGAGGCGAGCGATCGCTTCATCGGCTCGCCGCCGCTCGCCTTCACCTTCGGTCTCGGCGGCATCGTGCTGTTCCCCATGCGCGTCGGCGCCTCGACCGTGCTGCTGGAGAAGGCCGGGCCCGACGATCTTCTGCCTGCCATCATGCAGTACAAGGCCACCATCTGCTTCACGGCGCCGACCGCTTACCGCGCCATGCTGTCGAAGCTCGAAGGCTACGACATCTCTTCCTTGCGCAAATGCGTGTCGGCCGGCGAACCGCTGCCCAAGGGCACGTTCGAGGCTTGGAAGGCTGCGACGAGGATCCGGCTCATGGACGGGATAGGCGCCACCGAGATGCTGCACATCTTCATCGCCGCGACGGAGGACGAGATCCGGCCCGGCGCGACCGGCAAGCCCGTTCCAGGCTACGAGGCGAAGGTCGTCGACGAGGAGGGGCGCGACCTCCCGCCCGGCAGCATCGGCCGCCTGGCCGTGCGCGGGCCGACGGGGTGCCGCTATCTCGCGGACGAGCGGCAGCGCAAATACGTGCAGGACGGCTGGAACATCACCGGCGACACCTACCTCATGGATGAGGACGGGTACTTCTGGTACCAGGCCCGCTCCGACGACATGATCATCTCGGCGGGCTACAACATCGCGGGGCCGGAAGTCGAGGCCGCGCTTCTCACCCATCCGGCCGTCGCCGAATGCGGCGTGGTCGGGGCTCCCGACGACGGACGCGGCACGGTGGTCAAGGCTTATGTGGTGCTTCGTTCCGGCCACGCACCGGGACCCGAATTGACGAAGGTGCTGCAGGATCACGTGAAGGCCGAGATCGCGCCCTACAAGTACCCGCGCCTCATCGAATTCGTGGAGGCCCTGCCGCGTACCCAGACCGGCAAGCTGCAGCGCTTCGAGCTGCGGCGGATCGCCCAGGACGTCGACAGCCACCAGGAGGCGATGAGCGCGTGACGCTCTTCCGGCTTGTGTGGAAATTATTTTAAGCTTAAAACAATCGGCGCAGTGCCTCGGGTAGGAATCTCATGAAGACGGCGATCATCGGCGGCGGCCCCGCGGGGCTCTATTTCGCGATCCTGCTGAAGAAGCTTCGGCCGGAATCCGACATCACGGTCTATGAGCGCAACCGGGCCGACGAGACGTTCGGCTTCGGCGTCGTATTCTCCGATGCGACGCTCGACAATTTCGAGAGATACGACCTGCCGAGCTACCAGCGGATCGTGCGGGAATTCGCCTATTGGGACGACATCGCCATCCACTTCCGCGGCACCGAGCATCGGATCGGCGGCAACGGCTTCTGCGGCTGCTCGCGCCGCACGCTGCTCCTGATCCTGCAGGACCGCGCGGAGGAGCTCGGCGTCAGCCTGCGCTACGAAGTCGACGTGGACGACGAGAGCCTTTTCGCCGATGCGGACCTCGTGGTCGTAGCCGACGGCATCAACAGCCGCTTCCGGGAGCGCTATGCGGACCACTTCCAGCCGGAGGTGGATCTGCGCCCCAACAAGTTCACCTGGATGGGCTCCACCAAGCCCCTCGACGCCTTCACCTTCATCTTCCAGGAAACCGAGTGGGGGCCGTTCATCGCCCATGCCTACCAATACGAGGCGAACCGCTCGACCTGGGTGTTCGAGACCGATCCCGAGACGTTCGAGCGGGCGGGGCTGAAGGACAAGAGCGAGGCCGAGTCGGCGGCGCTCATGGAGAAGATCTTCGGCTGGTTCCTCGGCGGCCATCGCATCCTCACCAACCGGTCGATCTGGCGCAACTTCCCGATGATCCGCAACAAGCGCTGGGTCATGGGCAATAAGGTGCTGCTCGGCGACGCCAAGGCGTCGGCGCATTTCTCCATCGGGTCGGGCACGAAGCTCGCGATGGAAGATGCCATCGCGCTCTATGAATCCCTCCGCCGCGATCCGAGCGTCGAGGGCGCGCTGTCGCTCTACGAGACCGGACGGCGCGAGGAGGTCGAGAAGACCCAGCACGCGGCCGACGTGTCCCTGGTCTGGTTCGAGCACGTGGCGCGCTTCTGGGATTTCGACCCGGTGCAGTTCGCCTTCGGGGTCATGACCCGCGCGAAGGCGATCACCTACGACAACCTGCGCCTGCGCGCGCCCGACTTCGTGGCCGATGTGGACAAGACGTTCGCCCGGCAGGTGCGCAAGTCCGGCTTCGACGTTTCGGTCGAGAACCCGAGCGCGCCGATGTTCCAGCCCTTCCGCCTGCGAGAGATGGTGGTTGAAAACCGCGTCGTGGTCTCGCCGATGGACATGTACTCGGCCAAGGACGGCGTGCCGGGCGACTTTCATCTCGTGCATTACGGCGCACGCGCCATGGGCGGCGCGGGGCTCGTCTTCACGGAGATGACCTGCGTGTCGCCGGAAGCGCGCATCACACTCGGCTGCACCGGCCTGTGGAACGACGAGCAGGAAGCCGCCTGGAAGCGGATCGTCGATTACATCCACGCTAATTCGGCCGCGAAGTTCTGCCTGCAGCTCGGACATTCCGGACGCAAGGGCGCGACCAAGCTCATGTGGGAGGGCATGGACCGGCCCCTGGAGGAGGGGGCCTGGGACATCTGCTCCGCGTCGCCCATCCCCTATTTCCCGGACAGCCCCGTGCCGCGCGAGGCGACGCGCGCCGACATGGATCTCATCAAGGCGCAATTCGCCGATGCCGCCCGGCGCGGCGAGCGGGCCGGGTTCGACATGCTCGAACTGCACTGCGCTCACGGCTACCTGATGGCGAGCTTCCTGTCGCCGCTCACCAACCGCCGCACGGACGAATACGGCGGATCCCTGGAGAGCCGCCTGCGCTTCCCGCTCGAAGTGTTCGACGCCATGCGCGAAGCCTGGCCCGCGCACAAGCCCATGTCGGTGCGAATCTCCGCGACCGATTGGGCGGAGGGCGGGATCACGGGCGACAACGCGGTCGAGATCGCCCGGGCGTTCTCCGAGCACGGCGTCGACCTCGTCGACGTCTCGACAGGCCAGACCGTGCGCGAGGCGCGGCCGATCTACGGTCGCATGTTCCAGACGCCCTTCTCCGATCAGGTGCGCAACGAGGCTCAGGTCGCCACCATGTGCGTCGGCAACATCACGGCGGCCGATCAGGTGAACACGATCCTGGCGGCGGGCCGCGCGGATCTCGTGGCGCTCGGCCGTCCGCATCTGGTCGATCCGTTCTTCACCATGAAGGCGGCGGCCTGGTACGGCGCGAAGGACATCCATTGCCCGCCGCAATATCTCATGGGCAAGGACCAGATCTTCCGCAATTCCGTGCGCGACCGGCAGGACCTGGAAGAGCTCAAGGTGAAGGCGAAGCCCAAGACCCGGGCGGAGCTGAAGATGGAGGCCGGAGAGAAGCCTCTCGCGGCGGAATGACATGACCCTGACAAGTCTCAAAGGGCGTCATGCCCTGGTGACCGGCGGCGGTCGCGGGATCGGCCGCGCCATCGCGGCATCGCTCGTAAAGGCCGGCGCCTCCGTCACTGTCGTCGGGCGCAATCCCGCCGCGCTCGAACAGGCGATCGTGCAGGGCGCCGCCCACGCGGCCGCCATCGCGGACGTCACCGATGCATCGGTCGTGCAGCGGGCCGTGCGCGAGGCGGTCGACCGCTATGGTCCCGTCGACCTGATGATCGCCAATGCAGGCGCGGCCGCCTCCGCGCCCTTCATGAAATCGGGGCCCGATGTATTCCGGCAGATGCTGGACGTAAACCTGCTCGGCGTCACCAACATGGCCCAGGCGGTGCTCGGCTCCATGACGGAGCGCGGCTTCGGGCGCATCGTCGCCGTGGCTTCCACGGCGGGGCTCAAGGGCTATCCCTATGTGAGCGCCTATTGCGCGGCCAAACACGCGGTCATCGGCCTCGTTCGCGCGCTCGCGCTCGAAACGGCGAAGACCGGCGTCACGGTCAATGCGGTCTGTCCTGGATTCACCGATACCGATCTCGTGGCCGAGAGCCTGGATCGCATCATGGCGAAAACCAACAGAAGCCGCGACGAGGCGCTCGGCGAACTCGTGAAGCACAACCCGCAGGGGCGCTTGATCGATCCTTCGGAGATTGCCGATGCGGTGCTATGGCTGTGCGGCGATGGCGCGCGCTCCGTGACGGGGCAGGCCATCGTGGTGGCCGGTGGAGAACTCTGACCATGGACGACCAAGCCATTCCCCTCGACGCGGAGACCAAGGCCGTCGAACAGCCCGAGGATCACCGCGAGGAGTTGCGCCTGTGGCTGCGGCTTCTCACCTGCTCGACGCTGATCGAGGGCGAAGTGCGCCGCCGCCTGCGCGAGCGCTTCGACGTGACGCTGCCCCGCTTCGACCTGATGGCGCAGCTCGACAAGGCGACGGACGGCATGATGCTGTCCGATCTCTCGCGGCGGATGATGGTGTCGAACGGCAATCTCACGGGCCTCGTCGACCGGCTCGTCGCCTCCGGCCATGTGGTGAGAACCGTATCGCCCACGGACCGGCGCGCCGTGGTGATCAGCCTGACCGAGGAAGGCCGCACCGAATTCAGGATCATGGCGGGCGAGCACGAGCATTGGATCGCCGATCTCTTCGGCGATCTTACGCCCAAGGACCGCAACGACCTCATGCGGCTTCTCGCCAAGACCAAGCTGTCCGCCCGCCGGGCCATCATGGGAGACGACCAGTGACGCAATTCGCCAATCCCGTCACCCTGCCGCTGTCGGGCTACGAACCGCGCCACTTTCTCCTCTCGGTCGACGGGCCCGTTGCGACGGTCACGCTCAACCGGCCGGAGAAGAAGAACCCGCTCACCTTCGAGAGCTACCGCGAGCTGACGGATTTCTTCCATGCCTGCGCCAAAGACGAAGGCGTCAAGGCCGTGGTCATCACGGGAGCGGGCGGCAATTTCTCGTCCGGCGGCGACGTGTTCGAGATCATCGGTCCGCTCGTCGAGATGGACACCAAGGGCCTCACCGCGTTCACGCGCATGACGGGCGAGCTGGTGAAGGCCATGCGCGCCGCGCCGCAGCCGATCATCGCGGCCGTCGAGGGAATCTGCGCGGGTGCCGGCGCCATCGTGGCCATGGCGTCCGATCTGCGTCTCGCCGCGCCGGGCGCCAAGGTGGCGTTCCTGTTCAACAAGGTCGGGCTCGCCGGTTGCGACATGGGCGCCTGTGCCATCCTCCCGCGCATCATCGGCCAGGGCCGCGCGTCGGAATTGCTCTATACGGGCCGCTTCATGAGCGCCGAGGAGGGCGAGCGCTGGGGCTTCTTCAGTCGCCTCGTCGAGGCCGCCGAACTTACGGCTGAGGCCGGCAAGCTCGCCCGCGCCATCGGCACCGGACCGACCTATGCCAACACCATGACGAAGCGCATGCTCGCCATGGAATGGGCCATGTCGGTGGAGGAGGCCATCGAGGCGGAAGCGGTCGCCCAGGCCCTGTGCATGACCACGGAAGATTTCGCCCGCGCCTATCGCGCCTTCGCGGCGAAAGAGAAGCCGGTCTTCAAAGGAGATTGACGTGATCGATGCGAGCTTTCTCTCCTGGCCGTTCTTCGAGGATCGTCACCGGCGCTTCGCCGAAGACCTGAACGCCTGGGCGAGCCGGGAAGTCGAACCTCTGGTCGATCACCACGACGTCGACGCCTCCTGCCGCCGTCTGGTGCGGCGGCTGGGCGAAGGCGGCTGGCTCAGGGCGGTGGTGCCGCAGGCCTATGGCGGCCTCACCCCGGCCTTCGATGTCCGCACCCTGTGCCTTGCGCGGGAAACCCTGGCCGCTCACGAGGGTCTGGCGGATTTCGCCTTTGCCATGCAGGGCCTCGGCACGGGACCGATCACCCTGTTCGGTTCCGATGCGCTCAAGGAGCAATACCTGCCCGCCGTGGCGCGCGGAGATGCCATTGCGGCCTTCGCGCTCTCTGAGCCGGAGGCGGGTTCCGACGTCGCCGCCATGAGCACCACCGTGACGCCGGACGGGCCCAGTCATGTGCGGATCGACGGCCTGAAGACATGGATCTCCAACGGCGGGATCGCGGACCATTACGTGGTCTTCGCGCGCTCGGGTGAAGCGCCCGGCGCGAAAGGCCTGTCGGCCTATGTGGTCGATGCGCAGACGCCCGGCTTGAGCATCGAGAACCGCATCGACGTCATTGCGCCGCATCCGCTCGCGACCCTGCGGTTCGACGCGTGTCGCGTGCCGCTGGCAAACCGCATCGGCGGACCGGGCGAAGGATTCAAGGTCGCCATGGCGACCCTCGACGTGTTCCGTTCCACGGTCGGCGCTGCGGCGCTCGGGCTGGCGCGCCGCGCCCTGGCCGAGGCGTTGCGGCATGCCTCGTCGCGCAAGCTCTTCGGGGCGCCGCTCGGCGACCTGCAGATGACGCAGGCGGCTCTCGCCGACATGGCGACGGGCGTGGACAGCGCCGCGCTTCTCGTCTATCGCGCCGCCTGGACCAAGGACCAGGGGGCGCCGCGCGTGACGCGTGAGGCCGCCATGGCGAAGATGCACGCGACGGAAACGGCGCAGAGCGTCATCGACAAGGCCGTGCAGATCTTCGGCGGGCTCGGCGTGACCAAGGGCGTAAAGGTCGAAGAGCTCTATCGGGAAATCCGTGCCTTGCGCATCTATGAAGGCGCCACCGAAGTCCAGAAAGTCGTGATCGCGCGCGAACTCCTGAAGATGCTGGAGGCGCAGCGCGCCCGGGATCTCGGCGCCGCGTCCGGTCGATAAGGGAGGAAGAACGATGACAGCCGCACTGGAAGGCACCCCCCTGCCTGACGCCGACGATGGTCCAGAGGTCCTGAACCCGAAGCATTGGAAGGCGCCGAAAGGCTATTCCAACGGCATGATGGGCGAGGGGAGGGTCCTGGTGACCGGTGGCGTCGTCGGCTGGGACGAGAAGGAAGTGTTCGCCGACGGCTTCGTCGCGCAGGCCCGCCAGATCTTCGTGAATATCCGGGCCATTCTGGCCGAGGGAGGCGCCGAGCCCCGGCACCTCGTGCGCCTGACCTGGTATGTGGTCGATATCGACGAATACCTCGCGCATCTGCGCGAGCTGGGCCGGGCCTATCGGGATGTGTTCGGCACCCATTATCCCGCCATGGCGCTCGTTCAGGTCGTACGGCTCGTGGAGAAGGCCGCCCGGATCGAGATCGAAGCGACGGCTATCGTTTAAAGCAAGCGTTAGCTCTTCCCGTCAAGGGACATGTAAGGTTTCATCAAAGTTCCGGAATTCCTGCAACATTTGCAAAAGTGTTGCAGGAAAACCTGCTTCTTTAATAACTTCACGAATGCCTACAAAAACGTCTGTTTTGATCTAGTATTACGTTGTTGCTTTGCGGTGAATGTCCCCTGGAATCAGGTTCACCCGCAGGTCTTCTATGCTGCACTCCAAAACCGACAGGTTCACCGTTCCTTCGTCGAGCGAACTCGCCGATGATGCCGAGATGTTCGAGCTGGCTCCCGTCTCTCTCTGGCTCGAGGATTACAGCGGTCTCAAGGAGCTTCTCTCGCAATGGCGCGAGGCCGGGGTGACGTCGCTGCGGGAATATCTCCTGGAGGACACGGCCCGCGTGGAGGCCTGTTCGAGCCAGATCCGCGTCATCAAGGTGAACCGCAAGACCCTCAGCCTGTTCGAAGCCGAGGACCTGCCGCAGCTCGTGAGCAATCTCGGCCGGATCTTTCGCAATGACATGCTGAAGACCCACATCGAGGAGCTCGTGCAGCTCTGGGAGGGGCGCACGGAATTCTTCGGCAACACGGTGAACTACACCCTGTCGGGCAAGCGGCTCGACATCCAGCTCAGGGGCAGCGTTCTGCCGGGCCATGAAGACCGGTGGGATCGCGTTCTGATCGCCATCGAGGACGTCACCGAGCGCGAGACGGCGCGGCGGCAGCTCGCCGCCAGCGAGATCTACGCCCGCGGCCTGTTCGAGCACTCGCCCGTGTCTCTCTGGGTGGAGGATTTCAGCAGCGTCAAGAACCTCCTCGATGACGTGCGGCGGCAGGGGATCACCGATTTTCGCGTGTTCACCGATGTGCATCCGGAATTCGTCACGCGCTGCATGAGCGAGATCCGCGTGATCGACGTCAACCGGCACACGCTCGAGCTCTTTTCGGCGCCCGACAAGCAGACCCTGCTGATGCGCCTCGGCGATGTGTTCCGCGACGAGATGCGGGAGCACTTCCGGGAGCAGCTGATCGATCTCTGGAACGGCAAGATTTTCCAGCAGCGCGAGGTGGTCAATTATTCCCTGGCTGGCGACGAGCTGCATCTTCACCTGCAGTTCTCCGTGCTGCCGGGCTACGAGACGGACTGGTCGCTGGTCCAAGTGGCGCTGACCGATATCACGGCCCGCAAGCGTGCCGAGGCCTATCTGGAATATCTCGGCAAGCACGACGTCCTGACCAAGCTCTACAACCGCTCTTTCTACGTTGACGAACTCAATCGCCTGGAGCGCAAGGGGCCGTTCCCGGTCTCCGTGGTCATCATCGATCTCAACGGCCTGAAGGCGGCGAACGACCAACTCGGCCACGCGGCCGGCGACGCGTTGCTGCGCCGCGCCGGCGAGGTCCTGAACAAGGCGGTCGACAAGCCCTCTTGTGCGGCGCGGATCGGCGGCGACGAGTTCGCTCTCCTGATGCCTGGAACCGACGAGCGGGATGCCAAGATCGTGACGGACAGCATCGAGAACCTGCTCGAAGTGAACAACCAGTTCTATACCGGCCTGCCCCTCCGCTTCGCCATGGGCGTCGCCACGAGCCAGCCGGGCGAGAGGCTGGAGGCGGTCGTGAAGCGCGCAGACCTGCTGATGTACGAGGCCAAGCGCGCCTATTACGCGGCTGTCGCGGGGTAGAGCTGCGTTGTCATCCCCGTCGAGCCGAAGGCGAGGGAGGGGAGCCACGATCACCCTCTGTCGTCATCACCGGCCTCGTGCCGGTGATCTCGATCATTTGAAGCGCCGAGTCTCGCCGTATCCGAATTGCCGGGACAGGTCTGGCCATCACGCCTCGATTGCCAATGCTCCACCCTCATCCTGAGGAGCAGCCGGATGGCTGCGTCTCGAAGGAGCATCCAGCGTGCACTGGAGGATCCTTCGAGACGGTCGCATGCGCGACCTCCTCAGGATGAGGCGAGAGGGTGCAGGAAGCGAGATCACCGGCACAGGGCCGGTGATGACAGGCGTGGGAAAGCAGACTGCTACAACCCGATCTCGACGATCTCGGCCGTCGTCTGCCCGACGGGGACCACGTCGCCGATTTCCTTGCCCATGAGAGCCTGCGCGAGAGGAGACACGTAGGACAGGCTTCCCTTGGCCGGGTCGGCCTCATCCTCGCCGACGATCCGATAGGTCTGGCGGCGGCCGTCCTCGCGCTCGAAGGTGACGCGGGCGCCGAAGCGGACGTGAGCGGTATCCGTGGGAGGCGGCACCATCTCGGAAGAGGCCCGGCGGGCGGACCAGTAGCGCAGGTCGCGGGTGATGCGCGCCACTTCCGCCTTGTCGCCGGCGGATTGAGCCTCGGCGAGACGTTTCTGCAGGGCCTCGATTTCCGTATCCATCTGGGCCAGCCCCGAGGGCGTCACGAGATGGTGCGGGCTGATCATCCGGTC
This region of Microvirga mediterraneensis genomic DNA includes:
- a CDS encoding sensor domain-containing diguanylate cyclase: MLHSKTDRFTVPSSSELADDAEMFELAPVSLWLEDYSGLKELLSQWREAGVTSLREYLLEDTARVEACSSQIRVIKVNRKTLSLFEAEDLPQLVSNLGRIFRNDMLKTHIEELVQLWEGRTEFFGNTVNYTLSGKRLDIQLRGSVLPGHEDRWDRVLIAIEDVTERETARRQLAASEIYARGLFEHSPVSLWVEDFSSVKNLLDDVRRQGITDFRVFTDVHPEFVTRCMSEIRVIDVNRHTLELFSAPDKQTLLMRLGDVFRDEMREHFREQLIDLWNGKIFQQREVVNYSLAGDELHLHLQFSVLPGYETDWSLVQVALTDITARKRAEAYLEYLGKHDVLTKLYNRSFYVDELNRLERKGPFPVSVVIIDLNGLKAANDQLGHAAGDALLRRAGEVLNKAVDKPSCAARIGGDEFALLMPGTDERDAKIVTDSIENLLEVNNQFYTGLPLRFAMGVATSQPGERLEAVVKRADLLMYEAKRAYYAAVAG
- a CDS encoding acyl-CoA dehydrogenase family protein; this translates as MIDASFLSWPFFEDRHRRFAEDLNAWASREVEPLVDHHDVDASCRRLVRRLGEGGWLRAVVPQAYGGLTPAFDVRTLCLARETLAAHEGLADFAFAMQGLGTGPITLFGSDALKEQYLPAVARGDAIAAFALSEPEAGSDVAAMSTTVTPDGPSHVRIDGLKTWISNGGIADHYVVFARSGEAPGAKGLSAYVVDAQTPGLSIENRIDVIAPHPLATLRFDACRVPLANRIGGPGEGFKVAMATLDVFRSTVGAAALGLARRALAEALRHASSRKLFGAPLGDLQMTQAALADMATGVDSAALLVYRAAWTKDQGAPRVTREAAMAKMHATETAQSVIDKAVQIFGGLGVTKGVKVEELYREIRALRIYEGATEVQKVVIARELLKMLEAQRARDLGAASGR
- the greA gene encoding transcription elongation factor GreA — protein: MSRAFVRETEGGEAFEDLPDRMISPHHLVTPSGLAQMDTEIEALQKRLAEAQSAGDKAEVARITRDLRYWSARRASSEMVPPPTDTAHVRFGARVTFEREDGRRQTYRIVGEDEADPAKGSLSYVSPLAQALMGKEIGDVVPVGQTTAEIVEIGL
- a CDS encoding RidA family protein, producing MTAALEGTPLPDADDGPEVLNPKHWKAPKGYSNGMMGEGRVLVTGGVVGWDEKEVFADGFVAQARQIFVNIRAILAEGGAEPRHLVRLTWYVVDIDEYLAHLRELGRAYRDVFGTHYPAMALVQVVRLVEKAARIEIEATAIV